A section of the Eublepharis macularius isolate TG4126 chromosome 1, MPM_Emac_v1.0, whole genome shotgun sequence genome encodes:
- the LOC129342593 gene encoding C-reactive protein-like, which translates to MHKKFLPLLLLSSLLGSFAQEDLGRKAFVFPVASDTAYVVLKTIVQRPLTGFTLCMRFYTELTRTFSLFSYASERNYNEILIFVEKPNKYSLYLSDRAVTFDIPEKMTAKLGGEHICVSWESDTGLVEFWMNGQPMVRKSLKKGHSISTEASIILGQEQDSLGGGFDIDQSFVGEITDMYMWSRVLSPDEVVHTWYNEALPDCLINWRSLSYNITGYAAIKPALFSVRRAG; encoded by the exons ATGCATAAGAagtttcttcctctcctcctcctttccagcCTTTTGGGATCTTTTGCCCAGGAAG ATCTTGGAAGGAAGGCATTTGTTTTCCCAGTGGCATCAGACACTGCATATGTAGTCCTGAAGACTATCGTACAACGGCCCCTGACTGGCTTCACACTGTGCATGAGATTCTACACCGAACTTACCCGCACCTTCAGCCTTTTCTCTTATGCGAGCGAGAGAAACTACAACGAGATTCTCATCTTTGTGGAGAAACCCAATAAATACAGTCTTTATTtgtctgacagagctgtgacctTTGACATTCCAGAAAAAATGACTGCTAAACTTGGCGGGGAGCACATCTGTGTGAGTTGGGAATCTGACACAGGATTAGTGGAGTTCTGGATGAATGGGCAGCCTATGGTCCGGAAGAGCTTGAAGAAAGGCCATTCTATCAGCACTGAGGCATCCATTATCCTTGGCCAAGAGCAGGATTCCCTGGGAGGTGGCTTTGACATTGACCAATCCTTCGTAGGGGAGATCACAGATATGTATATGTGGAGTCGTGTTCTCTCTCCTGATGAAGTAGTCCACACCTGGTATAATGAAGCTCTTCCGGACTGTCTGATTAACTGGAGATCATTAAGTTACAACATCACTGGTTATGCCGCTATTAAGCCTGCTTTGTTTTCTGTCCGCAGAGCTGGATAG